A genomic stretch from Cloacibacterium caeni includes:
- the dnaX gene encoding DNA polymerase III subunit gamma/tau — MENFIVSARKYRPQEFDTVVGQSHVTDTLEHAIENSQLAQALLFCGPRGVGKTTCARILARKINEKDGSTSEDGFAYNIFELDAASNNSVDDIRDLTDQVRFAPQVGKYKIYIIDEVHMLSTAAFNAFLKTLEEPPAHAIFILATTEKHKIIPTILSRCQIYDFKRITIEDIQEHLRKIAEKEGVNYEDDALFLIAQKADGALRDALSIFDRLTTFTQKNITLAKAAEVLNILDYDQYLKIVDLAKENSIPGILTAFNDIIKKGFDPHLFIGGLGSHFRDLMMAQNASTLALIEVGENTKQKFSEQSKNWSAQQLIDAIEICNHADINYKNSKNPRLTVEIALMQLASLTAAKSDDKKKSS, encoded by the coding sequence ATGGAAAATTTTATCGTATCCGCAAGAAAATATCGTCCGCAAGAGTTTGACACTGTTGTAGGACAATCTCACGTTACAGATACCTTAGAACACGCCATAGAAAATAGTCAGTTGGCTCAAGCGTTGCTTTTCTGCGGACCGAGAGGTGTAGGAAAGACTACTTGTGCTAGAATTTTGGCTAGAAAAATCAACGAAAAAGATGGTTCTACCTCAGAAGACGGATTTGCGTATAATATCTTTGAATTAGACGCTGCTTCTAATAACTCGGTAGATGATATTAGAGATTTAACAGACCAAGTTCGTTTTGCTCCACAAGTTGGGAAATATAAAATTTATATTATAGACGAGGTTCATATGCTGTCTACAGCAGCATTTAATGCATTTCTTAAAACATTAGAAGAACCACCAGCTCATGCTATTTTCATTTTAGCAACTACCGAAAAACATAAGATTATTCCTACCATTTTATCAAGATGTCAGATTTATGATTTCAAAAGAATCACTATCGAAGATATACAGGAACATCTTAGAAAAATTGCCGAAAAAGAAGGTGTAAATTACGAAGATGATGCATTGTTTTTAATTGCGCAAAAAGCAGATGGAGCACTGAGAGATGCACTTTCTATCTTTGATAGACTTACTACTTTTACTCAAAAAAATATTACGCTTGCTAAAGCCGCAGAAGTTCTCAATATTCTAGATTACGATCAATATTTGAAAATTGTAGATTTAGCAAAAGAAAATAGCATTCCGGGAATCCTTACTGCTTTTAATGATATTATTAAAAAAGGTTTTGACCCACATTTATTTATTGGTGGATTGGGAAGTCATTTCCGTGATTTAATGATGGCACAGAATGCTTCTACACTTGCTTTAATAGAAGTAGGTGAGAACACGAAACAAAAGTTTTCTGAACAGAGCAAAAATTGGAGTGCACAGCAACTCATAGATGCTATAGAAATCTGTAATCATGCAGATATTAATTACAAAAATTCTAAAAATCCAAGATTAACGGTAGAAATCGCTTTGATGCAGTTGGCCAGTCTTACTGCTGCGAAAAGTGATGATAAAAAAAAAAGTTCTTAA